The region TCGGGGCAAGTTCCAGGGCCATGCTCTTCGAGAGGTTGAGCAGGGCGCCCTTGCTAGTGTCGTAGTCGGAGCCACCGGCGCGGGCCACCTCCTGGTGCACCGAGGTGATGTTGATGATCTTCCCCTTGCCGCCCTGGTCGCGTCGGTGCTGGGCGAACCGCCGGGAGCAGAAGAACGCGCCGTACACGTTGGTCCGGATCGCCCGGTCCCAGGTCTCGGTGTCCAGATCGATCACCGGGATACCGGAGGCGTCGACCCCGGCGTCGTTCATCAGCACGTCCAGCGTGCCGAACTCGGCCAGCGCGTCGTCGAACATCGACCCCACCTGGTGCTCGTCGCTGATGTCGCCCTGCACGACGATCGCCCGCCGGCCGGACTGCTCCACCTGCTGCCGGGTGTGTTCCGCGCCGTCGTGGTCGTTGAGGTAATGCACCACCACGTCGGCACCCTCCTTGCCGAACTCGATGGCGGTGGCCTGTCCGATTCCCGAGTCGGAGCCGGTGATCAGCGCGGTCATTCCGTCGAGCCGTCCAGTCATCAGTTGCCTCCTTCGGCGGTCATCGCGCCGGTTGACGCGGTGTCGATCTGCCAGGCCGCGAGGACGAGTCCGATGTGCGAAAACGCCTGCGGAAAGTTCCCCAACTGCGCGCCCGTGAACGGGTCGATCTGCTC is a window of Micromonospora sp. NBC_01699 DNA encoding:
- a CDS encoding glucose 1-dehydrogenase, which codes for MTGRLDGMTALITGSDSGIGQATAIEFGKEGADVVVHYLNDHDGAEHTRQQVEQSGRRAIVVQGDISDEHQVGSMFDDALAEFGTLDVLMNDAGVDASGIPVIDLDTETWDRAIRTNVYGAFFCSRRFAQHRRDQGGKGKIINITSVHQEVARAGGSDYDTSKGALLNLSKSMALELAPMQINVNNIGPGMVLTPFNQKAIDDPAYLAEQVKSIPWGRAAQPSEIARLAVFLASGDAEYVTGSTYFMDGGLMQNQGQGA